A genomic stretch from Oleomonas cavernae includes:
- a CDS encoding ABC transporter substrate-binding protein, which produces MFKKALLAGVALSAFLTGSAMAAGVSGDKVVIGVLTDLSGVYTDISGKGSILAAEMAVAEFGGKVLDKPIEILSADHQNKADIAANVAREWIDTKGADVMVDLVNSAAGLAVQGVGKEKGIVTINTGAASVRLTQKECSPTGFHWIYDTYALAHVTPPVIIAEGGNTWFIMTADYAFGHSLEADAMAVVKELGGTVVGSVRHPFPSSDLSSFLLQAQASGAKVIALANAGQDTINSVKQAAEFGIVSGGQKLVALLAFDTDIHSLGLELGQGLTVTTGFYWDLDDETRAFSKKFFDKFGKMPTMVQAAVYSGTLHYLNAVKASGTDEGAVVAAKMRETR; this is translated from the coding sequence CCGGGGTCTCCGGCGACAAGGTGGTGATCGGTGTCCTGACCGACCTGTCGGGCGTCTACACCGATATTTCGGGCAAGGGCTCGATCCTGGCGGCCGAAATGGCGGTTGCCGAATTCGGCGGCAAGGTGCTCGACAAGCCGATCGAAATCCTCAGCGCCGACCATCAGAACAAGGCCGACATCGCCGCCAACGTGGCGCGCGAGTGGATCGACACCAAGGGTGCCGACGTCATGGTCGACCTGGTCAACTCGGCCGCCGGCTTGGCGGTACAGGGCGTGGGCAAGGAAAAGGGCATCGTCACCATCAATACCGGTGCCGCTTCCGTCCGCCTGACCCAGAAGGAATGCTCGCCGACCGGCTTCCACTGGATCTACGACACCTATGCGCTGGCCCATGTGACGCCGCCGGTAATCATTGCCGAAGGCGGCAACACCTGGTTCATCATGACCGCCGACTACGCCTTCGGTCACAGCCTCGAGGCCGACGCCATGGCCGTGGTCAAGGAACTGGGTGGTACGGTGGTCGGCTCGGTCCGCCACCCGTTCCCGTCGTCCGACCTCTCCTCGTTCCTGCTCCAGGCGCAGGCGTCGGGCGCCAAGGTGATCGCGCTCGCCAATGCCGGCCAGGACACCATCAACTCGGTGAAGCAGGCGGCTGAATTCGGCATCGTCTCGGGTGGCCAGAAGCTCGTCGCGCTGCTCGCCTTCGACACCGACATTCATTCGCTGGGCCTGGAACTGGGCCAGGGCCTGACCGTCACCACCGGCTTCTACTGGGACCTGGACGACGAGACCCGCGCCTTCTCCAAGAAGTTTTTCGACAAGTTCGGCAAGATGCCGACCATGGTCCAGGCGGCGGTCTATTCCGGCACCCTGCACTACCTCAATGCGGTCAAGGCCAGCGGTACCGACGAAGGTGCCGTGGTTGCGGCCAAGATGCGGGAAACCCGGTGA
- a CDS encoding branched-chain amino acid ABC transporter permease, whose product MFGQLLLGLINGSFYALLSLGLAVIFGMLNVINFAHGALYMVGAFVAWFLLNKLGLGYWWALIITPVVVGAFGMLIEKTMLSRLYKLDHLYGLLLTFGLALLLEGAFRHQFGVSGLPYATPAELAGGTNLGFMFLPFYRGWVVLLSIVVCLATWFAIEKTRLGSYLRAATENPRLVQAFGINVPAMITLTYGAGVALAGLAGVMAAPIYSVNPLMGSNLIIVVFAVVVIGGMGSIFGAVVSGYMLGIFEGLTKVFLPEASNIVVFVIMVVVLLLRPAGLFGRER is encoded by the coding sequence TTGTTCGGCCAGCTTCTGCTGGGGCTCATCAATGGCTCCTTCTACGCCCTGCTGAGCCTCGGGCTTGCCGTGATCTTCGGTATGCTGAACGTGATCAATTTCGCCCACGGCGCCCTTTATATGGTCGGGGCGTTCGTGGCCTGGTTCCTGCTGAACAAGCTGGGCCTGGGCTACTGGTGGGCGTTGATCATCACCCCCGTCGTCGTCGGTGCCTTCGGGATGCTGATCGAGAAGACCATGCTGTCGCGCCTCTACAAGCTCGACCATCTCTACGGCCTGCTCCTGACTTTCGGCCTGGCCCTGCTGCTGGAAGGGGCCTTCCGCCACCAATTCGGCGTCTCGGGCCTGCCCTATGCGACGCCGGCGGAACTGGCGGGCGGCACCAATCTCGGCTTCATGTTCCTGCCGTTCTACCGCGGCTGGGTCGTGCTGCTGTCGATCGTCGTGTGCCTTGCCACCTGGTTCGCCATCGAGAAGACCAGGCTGGGCTCCTATCTGCGCGCGGCGACCGAAAACCCCCGGCTGGTCCAGGCCTTCGGCATCAACGTGCCGGCCATGATCACCCTGACCTATGGCGCCGGCGTGGCCCTGGCGGGGCTTGCCGGGGTGATGGCGGCGCCGATCTATTCGGTCAACCCGCTGATGGGCTCCAACCTGATCATCGTGGTCTTTGCCGTGGTCGTGATCGGCGGCATGGGCTCGATCTTCGGCGCGGTGGTGTCCGGCTACATGCTGGGCATTTTTGAAGGCCTGACCAAGGTATTCCTGCCCGAAGCGTCCAATATCGTGGTCTTCGTCATCATGGTCGTCGTCTTGTTGCTGCGCCCGGCGGGCCTGTTCGGGCGGGAGCGTTGA
- a CDS encoding branched-chain amino acid ABC transporter permease has protein sequence MSKNTTLTITVVLVGLLLIAPFGLYPAFVMKALCFALFACAFNLMLGFVGLLSFGHAAFFGAAAYATGYAAKFWGFTPELAILFGGLVGGALGLIVGWVAIRRQGIYFAMITLAIAQMIFFVAIQAGSITGGEDGLQGVPRGHLFGLISLEEPLVMYYFVLAVFLLCFALIWRIVHSPFGNVLKAIRENEPRAISLGYKVERFKLFAFGLSAALAGVAGGTKAISVQLASLTDVTWQMSGEVILMTLLGGVGTLVGPAVGGALVVTLEHFLATSGLPVTMIIGAIFVVCVLAFRRGIVGEVNALLTRKR, from the coding sequence ATGTCGAAGAACACCACCCTCACCATCACCGTCGTCCTGGTCGGCCTGCTGCTGATCGCGCCCTTTGGCCTGTACCCCGCCTTCGTGATGAAGGCGCTGTGCTTTGCCCTGTTCGCCTGCGCCTTCAACCTGATGCTGGGCTTTGTCGGCCTGCTGTCCTTCGGCCATGCCGCGTTCTTCGGGGCCGCGGCCTATGCCACCGGCTATGCCGCCAAGTTCTGGGGCTTCACGCCAGAGCTGGCGATCCTGTTCGGCGGCCTGGTGGGAGGTGCGCTGGGCCTGATCGTCGGTTGGGTGGCGATCCGCCGCCAGGGCATCTACTTCGCCATGATCACCCTGGCGATCGCCCAGATGATCTTCTTCGTCGCGATCCAGGCGGGCTCCATCACCGGCGGCGAAGACGGCCTCCAGGGCGTGCCGCGCGGCCATCTCTTCGGCCTGATCAGCCTGGAAGAACCGCTGGTCATGTATTACTTCGTGCTGGCGGTGTTCCTGCTGTGCTTTGCCCTGATCTGGCGCATCGTCCATTCGCCCTTCGGCAACGTGCTGAAGGCGATCCGCGAGAACGAGCCCAGGGCGATTTCGCTGGGCTACAAGGTCGAACGCTTCAAGCTCTTCGCCTTCGGCCTGTCGGCGGCCCTGGCCGGCGTCGCCGGCGGCACCAAGGCGATCTCGGTCCAGCTCGCCTCGCTGACCGACGTGACCTGGCAGATGTCGGGCGAGGTCATCCTGATGACCCTGCTGGGCGGCGTCGGCACCCTGGTTGGCCCGGCCGTGGGCGGTGCCCTGGTGGTGACGCTGGAGCATTTCCTCGCCACCTCGGGCCTGCCGGTCACCATGATCATCGGCGCGATCTTCGTGGTCTGCGTGCTGGCCTTCCGGCGCGGCATCGTCGGCGAGGTCAATGCCCTGCTGACACGCAAGCGGTAG
- a CDS encoding adenylate/guanylate cyclase domain-containing protein, giving the protein MSAEAVDDVLRAVRAARKRGELFEAFDLARTAIDEHGFDSRLAFEAVLCLARAGASELAHRRYEEYGLNPDLGLDYATLIGRILKDEALALTGEERRLKLHEAASSYRAAYVRYPDYYPAINAATLYLLAGDEVNAKGFAELAQRHLKPAADAPARPLNFWELATTAEAALILGDTATAGDAVAQAMTLPDLDLTEIASTRRQLRLVIGARGLDKAILAPMTPPAVAHFTGHRLTPWGRPGRFPAAMEAAVAAGIRDAVARYKVKAGYGSLASGADILFAEAIIEAGGEVHVVLPFAYEDFVRTSVADSGPAWVERFERLIHHPRIRVSLATFDPFLGDDDIFGYAARYAMGLAVMRADMLGGPAVQLAVWDGVASAGPAGTAADVAFWRDELGRDCDVIWPGEVAGAAQMLTAEACAPAANGVAAVPAQSVVEPGARVPSRVLRALLFCDVKGFSKLNDVTIPAFFREVMGKLARATKRHDNGVLFKNTWGDAIHTVMRDAPSAAALALDFQDEMGRIDLAKHGLPEGLALRVGGHMGPIYSGWDNVLEEETFFGAQVTRCARIEPIAFTGKVFVSEAFAAELALTSRDFSSEYVGTIPTAKQFGRMPMYLLRRRR; this is encoded by the coding sequence ATGTCTGCCGAGGCTGTCGACGATGTCCTGCGTGCCGTGCGCGCCGCCCGCAAGCGGGGCGAACTGTTCGAGGCCTTCGATCTCGCCCGCACCGCGATCGATGAGCATGGCTTCGACTCCCGCCTCGCCTTCGAGGCGGTGCTGTGCCTCGCCCGCGCCGGGGCCAGCGAACTGGCCCACCGCCGCTACGAGGAATACGGCCTCAACCCGGACTTGGGACTCGACTATGCCACCCTGATCGGCCGCATCCTGAAGGACGAGGCCCTGGCCCTGACCGGCGAGGAGCGGCGGCTGAAGCTGCACGAGGCGGCCTCCTCCTACCGCGCGGCCTATGTCCGCTATCCCGACTACTACCCGGCGATCAATGCGGCGACCTTGTACCTGCTGGCCGGCGACGAGGTGAATGCCAAGGGCTTTGCCGAACTGGCCCAGCGCCACCTGAAGCCCGCGGCCGATGCCCCTGCCCGGCCGCTCAACTTCTGGGAACTGGCAACCACCGCCGAGGCGGCGCTGATCCTGGGCGATACCGCAACCGCCGGCGACGCCGTGGCCCAGGCCATGACCCTGCCCGACCTGGACCTGACCGAGATCGCCTCGACCAGGCGGCAATTGCGCCTGGTGATCGGCGCGCGCGGCCTGGACAAGGCGATCCTGGCGCCGATGACGCCCCCGGCGGTCGCCCATTTCACCGGCCATCGCCTGACCCCCTGGGGCCGGCCCGGCCGCTTCCCCGCCGCCATGGAGGCAGCGGTTGCCGCGGGTATCCGCGACGCGGTGGCGCGCTACAAGGTCAAGGCCGGTTACGGCTCGCTGGCCTCGGGCGCCGACATCCTGTTCGCCGAGGCGATCATCGAGGCCGGCGGCGAGGTGCATGTGGTCCTGCCCTTCGCCTACGAGGACTTCGTCCGTACCTCGGTCGCCGATTCCGGCCCCGCCTGGGTCGAACGCTTCGAACGGCTGATCCATCACCCGCGCATCCGGGTGAGCCTGGCGACCTTCGACCCGTTCCTGGGCGACGACGATATTTTCGGTTATGCCGCGCGCTATGCCATGGGCCTTGCCGTGATGCGGGCCGACATGCTGGGCGGGCCGGCGGTGCAACTGGCGGTGTGGGACGGCGTCGCATCGGCCGGGCCGGCGGGTACGGCGGCCGATGTCGCCTTCTGGCGCGACGAACTGGGGCGCGACTGCGACGTCATCTGGCCGGGCGAGGTCGCCGGGGCCGCCCAGATGCTGACCGCCGAGGCCTGCGCCCCGGCGGCCAACGGCGTCGCCGCCGTGCCGGCCCAGTCGGTGGTGGAGCCTGGCGCGCGGGTGCCGTCGCGCGTGCTCCGCGCCCTGCTGTTCTGCGACGTCAAGGGTTTCTCGAAGCTGAACGACGTGACCATCCCCGCCTTCTTCCGGGAAGTGATGGGCAAGCTGGCCCGGGCGACCAAGCGCCACGACAATGGCGTGCTGTTCAAGAATACCTGGGGCGATGCCATCCACACCGTGATGCGCGACGCCCCCTCGGCCGCGGCCCTGGCCCTGGATTTCCAGGACGAGATGGGCAGGATCGACCTGGCCAAGCACGGCCTGCCCGAGGGCCTGGCCCTGCGCGTGGGCGGTCACATGGGGCCGATCTATTCGGGCTGGGACAATGTGCTGGAGGAGGAGACCTTCTTCGGCGCCCAGGTAACCCGTTGCGCCCGCATCGAGCCGATCGCCTTCACCGGCAAGGTCTTCGTCTCGGAAGCCTTCGCCGCCGAACTGGCGCTGACCTCGCGCGATTTCAGTTCGGAATATGTCGGCACCATCCCGACGGCGAAACAGTTCGGCCGCATGCCGATGTACCTGCTTCGCCGCCGGCGGTGA
- a CDS encoding Crp/Fnr family transcriptional regulator produces MNEQERAKRRTLLARHFLLRDVPEKVLDDLIGFSTIRRFGDDELIFAKGDDGDGLYGILEGQVRIFAGDAEGREITLNLLEGGDLFGEIALIDGKARSADAAAMGPTTLLHIPRRQFVPYMHANPDLCFSLLEILCARVRWTSSVIEDRAFLPLEARLAKWLVSLAESSAEKLESGALRLRLKLSQRELGALVGTSREAVNKQFATWRDAGLISMDKGTIVLNAPNDMRAIVDLA; encoded by the coding sequence ATGAACGAGCAAGAAAGAGCGAAGCGACGCACGCTTTTGGCGCGTCACTTCCTGTTGCGTGATGTACCCGAAAAGGTGCTGGACGATCTGATCGGATTTTCCACGATCCGCCGCTTCGGCGACGACGAGCTGATTTTCGCCAAGGGCGACGACGGCGACGGCCTCTATGGCATTCTCGAAGGCCAGGTGCGCATCTTCGCCGGCGATGCCGAGGGGCGGGAGATCACCTTGAACCTGCTGGAAGGCGGCGACCTGTTCGGCGAAATCGCCCTGATCGACGGCAAGGCGCGTTCGGCCGATGCCGCCGCCATGGGGCCGACCACCCTGCTCCATATCCCGCGGCGGCAGTTCGTGCCCTATATGCACGCCAATCCCGACCTGTGCTTCTCCCTGCTGGAAATCCTGTGCGCCCGCGTGCGCTGGACCAGCAGCGTGATCGAGGATCGCGCCTTCCTGCCGCTCGAGGCGCGGCTGGCCAAATGGCTGGTCAGCCTGGCGGAAAGCTCGGCCGAAAAACTCGAAAGCGGCGCGCTGCGCCTGCGCCTGAAATTGTCCCAGCGCGAGTTGGGGGCGCTGGTGGGCACATCCCGCGAGGCCGTGAACAAGCAGTTCGCGACCTGGCGCGATGCCGGCCTGATCAGCATGGACAAGGGCACGATCGTCTTGAACGCGCCCAATGATATGCGGGCGATCGTCGATCTCGCCTGA
- a CDS encoding tetratricopeptide repeat protein yields the protein MSATAADPELSPLEAMVAQAKIELEKAPDAAVAARLLDGSRRLVDALMSRRLATEAAAVLDEVWDLPGLADFGIESAILGFLSVRVLQASNRHEEAIDRAIAASARIAATKGDGRGLGAPLQADLAQARAASYETLGRREEARDAQGEAVARRAGLIGRNDLPDQRAGLASARNALGRLHLSLGNPDAAVAELETCLAELHEIAQATDGNLPPMLFNVHAAASNRLGRALVVSGKPYEAHPHLVTSVEAMRSLVNETRNLGLVEDFLTALGDLEKAEREMGNDRVAANLAAEAVRWRDHVKAQQQAGR from the coding sequence ATGTCCGCCACCGCCGCCGATCCCGAACTCAGCCCCCTGGAAGCTATGGTCGCCCAGGCCAAGATCGAACTGGAGAAGGCGCCCGATGCCGCCGTCGCGGCGCGGCTGCTGGACGGCAGCCGCCGGCTGGTAGATGCCCTGATGTCGAGGCGGCTGGCAACCGAGGCCGCCGCCGTGCTCGATGAGGTGTGGGATCTGCCGGGTCTGGCCGATTTCGGCATCGAATCGGCGATCCTGGGCTTCCTCTCGGTACGTGTGCTCCAAGCCTCCAACCGGCACGAGGAAGCAATCGACCGGGCGATTGCCGCCTCGGCCCGGATCGCCGCGACCAAGGGCGACGGTCGTGGCCTGGGGGCGCCGCTGCAGGCCGATCTGGCGCAAGCCCGTGCCGCCTCCTACGAGACCCTGGGCAGGCGGGAAGAGGCGCGCGACGCACAGGGCGAGGCGGTTGCCCGCCGCGCCGGCCTGATCGGCCGCAACGACCTGCCGGATCAGCGGGCGGGCCTCGCTTCGGCCCGCAATGCCCTGGGTCGCCTGCACCTGAGCTTGGGCAATCCGGATGCCGCGGTGGCGGAACTGGAAACCTGCCTAGCCGAACTGCACGAGATCGCCCAGGCGACCGACGGCAACCTGCCGCCCATGCTGTTCAACGTCCACGCCGCCGCCTCCAACCGGCTGGGCCGGGCGCTGGTCGTGTCCGGCAAACCCTACGAGGCGCATCCCCATCTGGTGACCTCGGTCGAGGCCATGCGCAGCCTGGTCAACGAGACGCGGAACCTAGGCCTGGTCGAGGATTTCCTGACCGCCCTGGGCGACCTGGAAAAGGCCGAACGCGAGATGGGCAACGACCGCGTCGCCGCCAACCTCGCCGCCGAGGCGGTGCGCTGGCGCGACCATGTAAAGGCCCAGCAGCAAGCGGGGCGGTAG
- a CDS encoding ATP-binding cassette domain-containing protein produces the protein MPFLLSVGIGALVNGLTPYTQQVLVSLTSALEGKPGPGGNIVDPRMMALLYAVLAVVVILLSMASKLITTWSNERMLVTLRGLLHDRMLLLGPIFHGKVTGPQLVQIINNFSAGAQFTLREILAYPLTRGVGLVTAGVFLADNLAAFAGIPPFMRWVLLALVVIIPLIGWKLSGVVGRAFEQVRAEEAAFADELGNSTAQPLEVQLMRAHAQRSRSIAERLTSVMRAKLRATLRREAAQQFQGSMSTILTTVILIYAAFSFDASTPVGALLGLILMVPLVVGPIQELVTFFTGLSVNWPMIRPVGEIIDAKPEIEDAAAARDIAITQRSAELKNVIFGYPPAKTPIILNGVSHKFRADAITAIVGGSGSGKSSIMRLLVRLYDPQNGDVMLGGQPVAAYTLESLRRQVVTLSQFPLMLLGSLRKNFELVKADITDDEITAALRRVGVWDALVKIQGNPLEIPVTQAAGTGTLSGGQRRLVALARALVLNPAILLLDEPSTGVDVESTSRLVSVLKELARDVTIIMVEHDVDFVTAVADEVVCIENGGFVATGSPQALLAQGGNLFARFVDARRRATSTEHLDIERVPLPDIAKSSPTPKLAPPMGGKM, from the coding sequence TTGCCGTTCCTGCTCTCGGTCGGCATCGGCGCCCTGGTGAACGGCCTCACCCCCTATACCCAACAGGTGCTGGTGTCGCTGACCTCGGCCCTGGAAGGCAAGCCGGGGCCCGGCGGCAATATCGTCGACCCGCGCATGATGGCCCTGCTCTATGCCGTGCTGGCGGTGGTGGTGATCCTGCTCTCCATGGCCAGCAAGCTGATCACCACCTGGTCGAACGAACGCATGTTGGTCACCCTGCGCGGCCTGCTCCACGACCGCATGCTGCTGCTGGGGCCGATCTTCCACGGCAAGGTGACCGGCCCGCAACTGGTCCAGATCATCAACAATTTCTCGGCCGGCGCGCAGTTCACCCTGCGCGAGATCCTGGCCTATCCCTTGACCCGCGGCGTCGGCCTGGTGACCGCCGGGGTCTTCCTGGCCGACAACCTGGCCGCCTTCGCCGGCATTCCGCCGTTCATGCGCTGGGTCCTGCTGGCCCTGGTGGTGATCATCCCGCTGATCGGCTGGAAGCTGTCGGGCGTGGTCGGCCGCGCCTTCGAGCAGGTCCGCGCCGAGGAGGCGGCCTTCGCCGACGAGCTGGGCAATTCGACCGCCCAGCCGCTGGAAGTGCAGTTGATGCGTGCCCATGCCCAGCGCTCGCGCTCGATCGCCGAGCGCCTGACCTCGGTCATGCGGGCGAAACTGCGGGCGACCCTGCGACGCGAGGCGGCCCAGCAGTTCCAGGGCTCGATGTCGACCATCCTGACCACGGTCATCCTGATCTATGCCGCCTTCTCCTTCGATGCCTCGACGCCGGTCGGCGCCCTGCTGGGCCTGATCTTGATGGTGCCGCTGGTGGTCGGGCCGATCCAGGAACTGGTGACGTTCTTCACCGGCCTGTCGGTGAACTGGCCGATGATCCGCCCGGTGGGCGAGATCATCGACGCCAAGCCGGAAATCGAGGATGCCGCCGCTGCCCGGGATATCGCCATCACGCAACGCTCGGCCGAGCTGAAGAATGTGATCTTCGGCTACCCGCCGGCCAAGACGCCGATCATCCTGAACGGGGTCAGCCACAAGTTCCGGGCCGACGCCATCACCGCCATCGTCGGCGGCTCGGGCTCGGGCAAGAGTTCGATCATGCGCCTGCTGGTGCGGCTCTACGACCCGCAGAACGGCGATGTCATGCTCGGCGGCCAGCCGGTCGCGGCCTATACGCTCGAATCCCTGCGCCGCCAGGTCGTCACCCTGTCCCAGTTTCCGCTGATGCTGCTGGGCTCGCTGCGCAAGAATTTCGAGCTGGTGAAGGCCGACATCACCGATGACGAGATCACCGCCGCCCTGCGCCGGGTCGGCGTGTGGGACGCCCTGGTGAAGATCCAGGGCAACCCACTGGAGATCCCGGTGACCCAGGCGGCCGGCACCGGCACCCTGTCGGGCGGCCAGCGCCGCCTGGTGGCCTTGGCTCGCGCCCTGGTCCTCAACCCGGCGATCCTGCTGCTGGACGAACCATCCACCGGCGTCGATGTGGAATCCACCTCGCGCCTGGTCTCGGTGCTGAAGGAGCTGGCGCGCGACGTCACCATCATCATGGTGGAACATGACGTGGACTTCGTCACGGCCGTGGCCGACGAGGTGGTGTGCATCGAGAACGGCGGCTTTGTCGCGACCGGCTCGCCCCAGGCCCTGCTCGCCCAGGGCGGCAACCTGTTCGCCCGCTTCGTCGACGCCCGCCGCCGCGCCACCTCGACCGAGCACCTGGACATCGAGCGCGTGCCCCTGCCCGACATCGCCAAGAGCAGCCCGACGCCGAAGCTGGCCCCGCCGATGGGAGGCAAGATGTGA